From a single Cyclobacterium marinum DSM 745 genomic region:
- a CDS encoding MATE family efflux transporter, whose amino-acid sequence MKKLFSSIYQYFNKFLVKGNARTVLAKKNIIGSILIKGGSIAVSLVMVPLTIDYVNPTRYGIWLALSSIVGWFSFFNVGMTHGLRNKFAEARTKGDKEAARMYISTTYAVLTIVFTAVWLVFLIVNPFLDWVEILNASSEMRMELSILAIIIFTYFCMQFVLKIINTLVTADQAPAKASLINFLGQIISLLVIVVLVYTTEGSLINLGLALCIAPIAVLILANFFFFKTDYKEFKPSIKYVNLSQSKNLFSLGLIFFIIQIASLIQYQTSNIIIAQSFGPYEVTTYNVVYKYFNVLGMGFGIFLTPFWSASTDAFFKNDINWIKKATIKYLQIGVLFVLGGVIMLFISDTVYRVWLKGQVDIDFTLSLWGLLFFTSFMFASIFVNFLNGISALKIQFWASLISPLVFIGSAYLLIDYYGMGVHALFISSLIASFNGIIIAPLQYYLIIYKKKKGIWIR is encoded by the coding sequence ATGAAAAAATTATTTTCATCTATTTATCAATATTTTAACAAATTTCTTGTTAAAGGCAATGCAAGAACTGTTCTTGCCAAAAAGAATATTATTGGTTCTATATTGATAAAAGGGGGTAGTATTGCTGTTAGTTTAGTAATGGTTCCCTTAACCATTGACTATGTCAATCCTACTAGGTATGGAATATGGTTGGCTTTAAGTTCCATCGTTGGCTGGTTTAGTTTTTTCAATGTGGGCATGACCCATGGTCTGAGAAATAAATTTGCGGAAGCCAGAACCAAAGGTGATAAAGAAGCTGCAAGAATGTACATCAGTACAACCTATGCTGTTTTAACGATAGTTTTCACTGCCGTTTGGCTGGTTTTTTTAATTGTAAACCCTTTTTTAGATTGGGTTGAAATTTTAAACGCTTCCTCCGAAATGAGGATGGAACTTTCTATTCTGGCCATAATTATATTTACCTATTTCTGTATGCAATTTGTATTGAAAATTATCAATACATTGGTTACTGCAGACCAAGCCCCGGCAAAAGCTTCACTTATCAACTTTTTAGGTCAAATTATTTCGTTACTGGTAATAGTCGTATTGGTATATACTACTGAAGGTTCACTCATTAATCTTGGTCTGGCATTATGTATCGCCCCGATTGCTGTACTTATTCTGGCAAATTTTTTCTTTTTCAAAACGGATTACAAAGAGTTTAAGCCATCTATTAAGTATGTCAATTTATCCCAATCAAAGAATTTATTCAGCTTAGGACTTATATTTTTTATTATTCAAATAGCAAGTTTAATTCAATATCAAACATCCAATATCATTATTGCCCAAAGTTTTGGGCCATATGAGGTAACTACCTATAATGTTGTTTATAAGTATTTCAATGTTTTAGGGATGGGCTTTGGGATTTTCCTGACTCCATTTTGGTCAGCTTCTACCGATGCATTCTTTAAAAATGATATCAATTGGATTAAAAAAGCAACGATTAAATACTTGCAAATAGGAGTGTTGTTTGTTTTGGGTGGTGTGATAATGTTGTTTATATCAGATACAGTTTACAGAGTATGGTTAAAAGGGCAGGTAGATATTGATTTTACACTTTCATTGTGGGGTTTATTGTTTTTTACCTCCTTTATGTTTGCCAGTATATTTGTAAATTTTTTGAATGGGATTAGTGCACTTAAGATTCAGTTTTGGGCTAGCCTTATTAGCCCATTGGTATTTATCGGCTCAGCTTATTTGTTGATTGATTATTATGGAATGGGAGTTCATGCTCTTTTTATTTCGTCCTTAATCGCAAGCTTTAATGGAATAATTATTGCCCCATTGCAATATTACCTCATTATATACAAGAAAAAGAAAGGAATATGGATCAGGTAG
- a CDS encoding GumC family protein: MKKSDILSDLLLDGFIDQDARPMDFKLIILSYLKYWWLFLLSIILFLSLAFAYLFFSTPLYSISSSILIKIDGGSDFTQNTVYSELEAYETNKQVENEMEILASYSLMRDAIEELPLDYFFYTEDKYSRMKELYGANVPVTVKTLLKKPDVGQYPEEVRISVKLFDDHLILIQEDDKEKAYKYGELIENWYGEIKINKLESYQGEMPELLHIYFQNKDQVAGLYRGRIQVNLSQRFASVFNISLVDAVPEKGEDVLNKLIEQYNLQAVKEKNVTASNTIDFINSQLDTLMKDLNSIERKIEEYRRSNNISDMGTENSLMVQNSKDIETQLSDIKTQMEVLDYLEEYLRDPASSGIEVASNLSIIDETLTNLVDEFNRLQNERQRLLRTVQPNNPLVTSIEGQLDNLKNNIGTNIANMKNGLRIESQNLRVNLDQINSRISNVPEIERGLLELSREQSRKQTQYNYLQSKKEEANLSLATTTVSNARVIDKASSSGSPVKPNKMVIMGMALIVGFICPLGFIYIKNALNSKITHKSQVQDITEVPILSEISNYPNGGELLAISEKRRTPIAEQFRLLRTNLKFVADGKNERVLMITSSISGEGKTFFSLNLGASLSIAKKKVVVLEFDLRKPALLKSVNMKTKLGIADYLSNDDVSLDDIILDFKKVDGLYLIGCGNIPEDPAELTLGDKVEVLINQLKERFDYVIIDTAPVGTVTDAFNLAPYCDRTLFMIRYNFTKKENLIFMEDIDLKNKLRNTSLVMNDAKQTNGYYGYSYGYYPEDKKTAKSSV, translated from the coding sequence ATGAAAAAATCTGATATTTTATCCGATCTATTGTTGGATGGATTTATTGACCAAGACGCGAGACCTATGGATTTTAAATTGATAATATTGAGCTACTTAAAATATTGGTGGTTGTTTTTGCTATCCATTATTTTGTTTTTAAGTCTGGCCTTTGCATACTTGTTCTTCTCTACTCCCCTGTATAGTATATCGAGCTCTATTCTTATAAAAATTGACGGGGGCTCCGATTTTACGCAAAATACGGTTTACAGCGAATTAGAAGCTTACGAGACTAACAAGCAAGTCGAAAATGAAATGGAAATTTTAGCCTCTTATAGTTTGATGAGGGATGCCATTGAAGAATTGCCGCTTGACTACTTTTTTTATACTGAAGACAAATATTCTAGGATGAAAGAACTGTATGGAGCCAATGTGCCCGTAACGGTTAAGACATTATTAAAAAAACCTGATGTTGGGCAGTATCCAGAGGAGGTAAGGATAAGTGTAAAACTTTTTGATGACCATCTGATTTTAATTCAGGAGGATGATAAAGAAAAAGCTTATAAATACGGGGAATTGATTGAAAATTGGTATGGTGAGATAAAAATAAATAAATTGGAATCTTACCAAGGAGAGATGCCTGAACTTCTCCATATTTATTTCCAAAATAAAGATCAAGTGGCTGGATTGTACAGAGGTAGAATACAAGTTAATTTATCTCAAAGATTTGCATCTGTTTTTAATATTTCATTGGTAGACGCTGTTCCCGAAAAAGGAGAAGATGTGCTGAACAAGTTGATTGAACAGTACAATCTTCAGGCTGTTAAAGAGAAAAACGTTACAGCCAGCAATACCATTGATTTCATTAATTCTCAGTTGGATACTTTAATGAAAGATTTAAATAGCATTGAAAGGAAAATTGAAGAATATAGAAGATCAAATAATATTTCTGATATGGGAACCGAAAATTCCCTGATGGTTCAAAATAGTAAAGATATTGAAACCCAGCTTTCAGATATCAAAACGCAAATGGAGGTTTTGGACTACTTGGAAGAATATTTGAGAGATCCGGCAAGTTCTGGTATAGAAGTAGCCTCTAATTTATCCATCATTGATGAAACACTAACAAATTTAGTGGATGAGTTTAACCGGCTTCAAAATGAAAGACAACGTTTATTGCGCACCGTACAACCTAACAATCCTTTGGTAACATCTATTGAAGGTCAACTTGACAACTTGAAAAACAATATTGGTACCAATATCGCCAATATGAAAAATGGTTTGAGAATAGAAAGCCAAAACCTCAGAGTCAATTTGGATCAAATCAATAGTAGAATTTCAAATGTTCCTGAAATTGAAAGAGGTTTATTAGAGTTGTCAAGGGAGCAAAGCCGGAAACAAACCCAGTACAATTACCTTCAATCCAAAAAGGAAGAAGCAAATTTATCTTTGGCAACCACCACAGTATCAAATGCCCGGGTGATAGATAAAGCCTCTTCGAGTGGATCACCAGTGAAACCTAATAAAATGGTGATTATGGGAATGGCCCTAATTGTAGGTTTTATTTGCCCCTTAGGATTTATTTATATAAAGAATGCATTGAATAGTAAAATTACTCACAAATCTCAGGTACAGGATATTACTGAAGTCCCTATTTTATCCGAAATAAGCAACTATCCAAATGGAGGGGAGTTATTGGCTATTTCTGAAAAAAGAAGGACACCCATTGCTGAGCAATTTAGATTACTTAGAACCAACTTGAAATTTGTAGCGGATGGTAAAAATGAAAGGGTCTTAATGATCACTTCCAGCATTAGCGGTGAGGGAAAAACATTTTTTAGTTTAAATCTTGGAGCAAGTTTGAGCATTGCCAAAAAGAAAGTGGTGGTGTTAGAGTTTGATTTGCGGAAGCCCGCACTTCTCAAAAGTGTGAATATGAAAACTAAGCTTGGAATCGCTGATTATTTATCAAATGATGATGTAAGCCTAGATGATATTATTTTAGACTTTAAAAAAGTAGATGGACTATACCTAATTGGGTGTGGAAATATACCTGAGGATCCTGCGGAATTAACTTTAGGGGATAAAGTAGAAGTACTAATAAATCAATTGAAAGAAAGGTTTGATTATGTTATTATAGATACAGCACCTGTTGGGACAGTGACAGATGCTTTTAATTTGGCACCTTATTGTGACAGGACTTTATTTATGATTCGATATAATTTCACTAAAAAGGAGAACCTTATTTTTATGGAGGATATTGACCTTAAAAATAAACTAAGAAACACTTCTTTGGTGATGAATGATGCCAAACAAACCAATGGCTATTATGGTTATTCTTACGGGTATTATCCGGAAGATAAAAAAACTGCCAAAAGTTCTGTGTGA
- a CDS encoding polysaccharide biosynthesis/export family protein has translation MRYNSLIRILTFIIFFSGIFGCAKRNLVYFSDIETGSSYSTNISQVEEPVIQSGDLIKIVVSTQSPESNLLFNSGVISNDSQNRMMNQQLPTNEGYLVDKNGQINFPVLGKIEIAGFTREEATIKMTELLEEYVKDPIINIQYLNFKITVIGEVANPNTFTLATDRISILEALGLAGDMTQYGKRENVLLIRDQDGVRKAVRLNLNDKSILNSPYFMLQQNDVLYVEPDKIKSVQASTNQRSLTILSILVSFGVSLMFNLRYILSE, from the coding sequence GAATATTTGGTTGTGCGAAAAGAAACCTGGTTTATTTCAGTGATATTGAAACAGGGAGTAGTTATTCTACAAATATCAGTCAAGTTGAGGAACCGGTTATCCAAAGTGGCGATTTAATTAAAATTGTGGTAAGCACTCAAAGTCCGGAATCGAATTTACTTTTTAATTCTGGTGTGATTTCAAATGACTCACAGAATAGAATGATGAATCAGCAATTGCCTACAAACGAAGGTTATCTTGTGGACAAAAATGGGCAAATTAACTTTCCTGTTTTAGGAAAAATTGAAATTGCAGGATTTACAAGGGAAGAGGCTACCATAAAAATGACCGAGTTGCTTGAAGAATATGTAAAAGATCCAATCATTAATATTCAATACCTGAATTTTAAGATTACGGTGATCGGTGAAGTAGCTAATCCCAACACCTTTACTTTGGCTACAGACAGGATCAGTATCCTAGAGGCTTTAGGTTTGGCAGGTGATATGACCCAATATGGAAAGAGAGAAAACGTACTTTTGATTCGAGACCAAGATGGTGTTCGAAAAGCAGTTAGGCTAAACTTAAATGACAAATCAATTTTAAATTCTCCGTATTTTATGCTACAACAAAATGACGTGTTGTATGTAGAGCCGGATAAAATCAAATCTGTTCAGGCAAGTACCAATCAACGCTCTTTAACAATTTTGAGTATTTTGGTTTCCTTTGGAGTTTCACTAATGTTTAATTTGCGGTATATCCTTAGCGAGTAA